A single Brucella intermedia LMG 3301 DNA region contains:
- a CDS encoding DUF1127 domain-containing protein produces MFYFRPQTETIDTILPVPVADTAADLPKGLQAHLATASQPRGGYLRQVLNWLSYRMMLRRTRIALGELTDAQLRDIGLRRGEAEREARKVRFHLR; encoded by the coding sequence ATGTTTTACTTCAGGCCGCAGACCGAGACAATAGATACAATTCTTCCTGTTCCCGTGGCTGATACGGCGGCGGATTTGCCGAAAGGATTGCAGGCGCATCTGGCAACGGCCTCGCAACCGCGAGGCGGATATCTACGGCAGGTTTTGAATTGGCTGTCATATCGAATGATGCTGCGGCGCACCCGGATTGCTTTGGGCGAACTGACAGACGCCCAGTTGCGCGACATTGGACTGCGGCGCGGTGAAGCCGAGCGCGAAGCGCGGAAGGTGCGTTTTCACTTGCGTTGA
- a CDS encoding PLP-dependent aminotransferase family protein translates to MTNWIPDLSGKSGPFYLQLADAIEEAIGNGGLPAGAKLPPQRNLAFDLKVTIGTIGRAYALAHERGLVTGEVGRGTYVLGEEPADNALTASGIAGTKPADVPSGKIRFDTTAAPDVGQHEVLARINADIHRDFPQDIASYSRYFPQHWLEAGQRWLSRADWRPDLDSIVVTNGAQAASIAIITAFTNPGDRILFENLTYAQISRSVRLLGRRTIQAGLDEYGLIPEEFERACRQQHPTLAFLMPTLHNPTLSVMPEERRRAIADIARRYNVWLIEDDIYGVMCDSQIPPLASFAPERTFVVSGLSKAVAAGIRSGWVACPAHCAQRVKVTHKMVTGGAAFLLAETGAQLVLSGEADAIHSKCREETVIREEMARRIFDGFDFVSKPSVPFLWMGLPEPWLSGTFKAAAYESGILIDDEDEFKAGRVDQIYHRVRVAFSSPSDRNVVENCFLTLRRLLENEQAGYEGSV, encoded by the coding sequence ATGACAAATTGGATTCCAGACCTTTCCGGCAAGTCCGGCCCGTTTTACCTGCAACTCGCCGATGCCATCGAAGAGGCAATCGGAAACGGCGGGCTGCCTGCGGGCGCAAAGCTTCCGCCGCAGCGCAATCTCGCATTCGATCTCAAGGTAACAATCGGCACAATCGGCCGCGCCTATGCCCTGGCACACGAGCGCGGCCTTGTGACGGGCGAAGTGGGTCGGGGAACCTATGTGCTCGGTGAAGAACCGGCCGACAATGCGCTGACCGCCTCAGGCATTGCCGGAACCAAACCCGCCGATGTTCCGTCCGGTAAAATTCGCTTCGACACGACGGCGGCACCGGATGTTGGCCAGCACGAAGTTCTGGCCCGGATAAATGCCGACATTCATCGGGATTTTCCGCAGGATATAGCGAGCTATTCGCGCTATTTCCCGCAGCACTGGCTGGAAGCCGGGCAAAGATGGCTTTCGCGGGCCGACTGGCGTCCAGACCTCGACAGCATCGTCGTCACCAACGGCGCGCAGGCTGCGAGCATTGCCATCATCACGGCCTTCACCAATCCCGGCGACCGCATCCTGTTTGAAAACCTGACTTACGCGCAGATCAGCCGTTCCGTTCGCCTTCTGGGGCGGCGCACCATTCAGGCCGGTCTGGATGAATATGGTCTCATTCCGGAAGAATTCGAACGCGCCTGCCGTCAGCAGCACCCGACCCTCGCCTTCCTGATGCCGACGCTGCATAATCCCACATTGTCGGTCATGCCGGAAGAACGGCGCCGCGCCATTGCCGACATTGCACGGCGTTACAATGTCTGGCTCATCGAAGACGATATCTATGGCGTCATGTGCGACAGCCAGATTCCGCCCTTGGCAAGTTTTGCGCCGGAACGCACATTCGTCGTTTCCGGCCTGTCGAAAGCCGTAGCGGCAGGGATACGCAGCGGTTGGGTCGCCTGCCCTGCCCATTGCGCGCAGCGCGTGAAGGTGACGCACAAGATGGTCACGGGCGGCGCAGCCTTCCTGCTCGCCGAGACCGGCGCGCAGCTTGTACTTTCCGGCGAGGCAGACGCCATTCACAGCAAATGCCGCGAGGAAACCGTCATTCGCGAAGAAATGGCCCGCAGAATCTTCGACGGGTTCGACTTCGTATCGAAACCATCCGTTCCATTCCTCTGGATGGGCCTGCCCGAGCCCTGGCTTTCGGGAACGTTCAAGGCGGCGGCCTATGAAAGCGGAATCCTGATCGATGACGAGGACGAGTTCAAGGCCGGACGCGTCGACCAGATTTATCACAGGGTCCGCGTCGCCTTCTCTTCCCCCTCCGATCGCAATGTCGTTGAAAACTGTTTCCTGACGCTCCGTCGCCTGCTCGAAAACGAACAGGCCGGATATGAAGGGAGTGTCTGA